Part of the Halogeometricum sp. S3BR5-2 genome, CGACGTCGACATCCGGTTTCAGGTGATGCCGCTGTTCGACGGCGGACCGGACGGCGAACTGATGGGCGTCCTCGAAGTCATCCAGGACCGGACCGAGGAGCTCCGGCGGCGCGAGGCGCTGCAGTCGCTCGTGACCGAGGTGACCGCGACGCTTCGGAGCGCCGCAACCGGGGCGCTCGACGCCCGCGTGGAGTACGAGTGCGACGCGCACCTCTTCGAAGACGGACTGCTGGACGTCGTCGGCGAGGTGAACCGAACGCTGGAGCGCTTCGAGTCGCTGGTCGCGAACGTCGAAGGGCACGCCGCGGACGTCAGCGGCGCGGCGACGACGGCGAACGACGCCGCACACCACATCGACGGCCGCGTGACGGAGCAGCGACTCGCGCTGGAGACGGCCCGGGACGACCTGGCGGCGTTCAGCGCCACGATGGAGAAGGTGGCGGCGAGTTCGACCGAGGTCGAGGCGGGGGCCGACCGGGCGCGCGTGAACGTCGCCTCGTCGCTCGATTCGACCGCCGAGACCCGGTCGGTCACGGACGAGGTCAAAGCCCGCAGCGACGAACTCCTGGAGACGGTTCACGCCCTCGAAGCCGACATGACGGAGATAAGCGAGGTGGTGTCGCTCATCTCCGAGATAGCCGAGCGGACGAACATCCTCGCGCTGAACGCGAACATCGAGGCGGCCCGCGCCGGCGAGGCCGGGTCGGGGTTCGCCGTCGTCGCCGGGGAGGTCAAATCGCTCGCCAACGAGACGCAGACCCACACCGAACAGGTCACAGAGCGCATCGAGCGCGTACAGTCGCGCGCGAACGAGACGGCGCGGTTGGTCGAGACGACCCACGAGGACATCGGCCGCGCCGACGCGGCCATCGACGACACCGCCGAGTCGCTCCGCGAGGCGGCCGACGCGGTGGACGAGGCGGTCGAAGGCGTGAGCGAACTCTCGACGGCGAGCGACGATCAGGCCGAATCGGTGGAGAGCGTCGTCGTCACGGTCGAAGACGTCAGCGACGACGCCGCGGAGATAGAGGAGGCCATCGGCGATATCGTCGCCGTCGTGGAGTCCCAACACGAGTCCGCGGACCGACTGGACGCCATGCTCGCGGAACTGACGCGGTAACGGGAACGGCGCGGACCGAACGCGGAGCGACGAGGACTGAGGTTCTCCGATGCGTCCCGAGGCCGTTCCGAAGCGTTTCGAAGAGTCCGCGGACGGGTCAGTCGTCGCCGGTGCTCACCGACGACGTCTCGCGTACGGCGTGACCCGTCCGCCGGACCCTGAAACCGCCGGCCTCCTCGCGGCCGTATACTCGTAGAGGGGGAAAGTGAAACGATACAACTTTCCCTGATAGACAGTATTTCTGATAATACAGCGGGGCCAGCTACTCGGTGGCGGGGGGGACGCCGGAGAACTCGAAGCGCGCGCCGCCGGTCTCGCTCTCGGTCAGTGCCACCGACCAGCCGTGCGCCTCGGCTATCTGCGCGACGATGCGGAGCCCGAACCCCGTACCGTCCCGCGACGTCGAGTAGCCGGCCTCGAACACCGCTTCGCGCGACTCCGGCGGGACGCCGGGACCGTCGTCCGCGACGAAGAAGCCGTCCGGAAGCGCGCCGACGGTGACCGTCACGCCCTCACCCGACCCCGTCGAGTCGGCCGCGGAGCCGTGTTCGACGGCGTTCCGAAGCAGATTCTCGAACAGTTGTCGGAGTCGGCTCTCGTCGGCCCGAATCGAGCGGTCGACGTCGACGGCGAGCGACGCGTCGCCCGTCTCGACGTTCAGCCAACTCGCCTCCGCGGTCGCGGCGAGTTCGACGTCGGCGGGGCTCTCGACGG contains:
- a CDS encoding methyl-accepting chemotaxis protein, which produces MLEILSAGVAAAMRPTGDDGGLERVTAVRQVLDALPMPAFVLDTDHTVVGWSDGMETLLGIAPEDALGSDSRETIVVGGDDEQSLSFADKVLLAPRTAAEEYGVDRLDSPYTSYRVYERESRLRTASGSDVDIRFQVMPLFDGGPDGELMGVLEVIQDRTEELRRREALQSLVTEVTATLRSAATGALDARVEYECDAHLFEDGLLDVVGEVNRTLERFESLVANVEGHAADVSGAATTANDAAHHIDGRVTEQRLALETARDDLAAFSATMEKVAASSTEVEAGADRARVNVASSLDSTAETRSVTDEVKARSDELLETVHALEADMTEISEVVSLISEIAERTNILALNANIEAARAGEAGSGFAVVAGEVKSLANETQTHTEQVTERIERVQSRANETARLVETTHEDIGRADAAIDDTAESLREAADAVDEAVEGVSELSTASDDQAESVESVVVTVEDVSDDAAEIEEAIGDIVAVVESQHESADRLDAMLAELTR